The Hymenobacter oligotrophus genome has a window encoding:
- the rpsK gene encoding 30S ribosomal protein S11, whose translation MAQKRKDKAKKRIVQVEATGQVHIKASFNNIIISVTNNNGQVISWASAGKMGFRGSKKNTPYAAQTAAQDCGKVAYDLGMRKCEVFVKGPGAGRESAIRAFQNLGIEVTTIRDVTPLPHNGCRPPKRRRV comes from the coding sequence ATGGCACAAAAAAGAAAAGACAAAGCCAAGAAGCGCATCGTCCAGGTTGAAGCAACCGGTCAGGTGCACATCAAGGCTTCGTTCAACAACATCATCATCTCGGTTACGAACAACAACGGCCAGGTGATTTCGTGGGCTTCGGCCGGCAAAATGGGCTTCCGCGGTTCTAAAAAGAACACGCCCTACGCTGCTCAAACTGCTGCTCAAGACTGCGGCAAAGTTGCCTATGACCTAGGCATGCGCAAGTGCGAAGTGTTCGTAAAAGGTCCGGGTGCTGGCCGCGAGTCGGCCATCCGTGCTTTCCAGAACCTGGGCATTGAGGTGACGACCATCCGCGACGTGACTCCGCTGCCGCACAACGGCTGCCGTCCGCCCAAACGTCGCCGCGTCTGA
- the rpsM gene encoding 30S ribosomal protein S13 produces the protein MARIAGVDIPDKKRGEIALTYIFGIGRSSAAAILTKAGVDLNKKVSEWTEAESGEIRSIIAAEYKTEGVLRSEVQLNIKRLMDIGCYRGLRHRKGLPVRGQRTKNNSRTRKGKRKTVAGKKKATK, from the coding sequence ATGGCACGTATTGCAGGGGTAGACATCCCGGACAAAAAGCGCGGCGAAATCGCCCTCACTTACATCTTTGGTATCGGCCGTTCGTCGGCTGCTGCTATCCTCACGAAAGCAGGTGTTGACCTGAACAAGAAGGTTAGCGAGTGGACGGAAGCCGAATCGGGTGAAATTCGTAGCATCATCGCTGCGGAGTACAAGACCGAAGGTGTGCTGCGCTCGGAAGTACAGCTCAACATTAAGCGTTTGATGGACATCGGTTGCTACCGTGGCCTCCGTCACCGCAAAGGGCTGCCAGTTCGGGGTCAGCGTACGAAGAACAATTCGCGCACCCGCAAAGGCAAACGGAAGACCGTTGCCGGCAAGAAGAAGGCTACTAAATAA
- the rpsD gene encoding 30S ribosomal protein S4, with protein MARYTGPKTKVARRFGEAIFGPSKALTKKAYPPGQHGRGRRKKQSEYAVQLMEKQKVKYLYGVLEKQFANLFDKAAGKPGITGENLLAYLEQRLDNVVYRLGIAPTRRAARQLVSHKHITVDGEVVNIPSFHVKPGAIVAVREKSKSLEAIVNSLAVRNARQFGWLEWDAKEFAGKVISTPQRDQIPEKIEEQLIVELYSK; from the coding sequence ATGGCACGTTATACCGGCCCTAAAACCAAGGTTGCCCGTCGCTTCGGGGAAGCCATTTTTGGCCCGAGCAAGGCACTTACCAAGAAAGCATATCCTCCGGGCCAGCACGGCCGCGGCCGCCGCAAGAAGCAGTCGGAATACGCTGTGCAGCTGATGGAGAAGCAAAAAGTTAAGTACCTCTACGGGGTACTGGAAAAGCAGTTCGCCAACCTGTTCGACAAAGCTGCTGGCAAGCCGGGTATTACCGGTGAAAACCTGCTGGCTTACCTCGAGCAGCGTCTGGACAACGTGGTTTACCGTTTAGGCATTGCCCCGACGCGCCGCGCTGCTCGTCAGCTCGTTTCGCACAAGCACATCACTGTTGATGGCGAAGTTGTGAACATCCCTTCGTTCCACGTTAAGCCGGGTGCGATTGTGGCTGTACGCGAAAAGTCGAAGTCGCTGGAGGCTATCGTGAACAGCCTTGCTGTTCGCAACGCCCGTCAGTTCGGCTGGCTGGAGTGGGATGCAAAAGAGTTTGCCGGTAAGGTAATCTCGACTCCCCAGCGCGACCAGATCCCCGAAAAAATCGAGGAGCAGCTGATCGTCGAGCTGTATTCGAAGTAA